The Acidimicrobiales bacterium region ACAAGCTGTTCCGCCTGGGCCTGCCGGTGCGTGCCGAGGTCAGCCTGACCATGCGGTCGATCTCCACGCCCCTGCCGATGACCAACCCCACCAGCGGCGGCCTCGTCCCGCGCAAGAGCCGGGTCGTGGTGGAGGGTGACAGCCTGGCGTCGATTGCCCACCGCACCTACGGCAAGGCGGCGGCGTGGCGCTCGGTGGCCGAGGTCAACGGCATCGACGACCCCAGCCGGCTGCGGATCGGCGCCGAGCTGCTCCTGCCGGACCGCTCCGAGGTGGAGCTGCCCCGCCGATGAGCACGCTGACCGGGATCAACTCCGTACAGGCGTACGTCGAGATCGACGGCGCTCCCCTCGACCCGATCGTGGCGGGGTACCTGATCGAGGCCGAGGTGGACTCGAGCCTGTTCCTCCCCGACCAGGCCAAGCTGGTCTTTCAGGGCGGGCCCGACCTGATCCTGACGGCCGGGGTGATCACTATCGGCGTGATCCTCACCATCCAGGTGGAGACGGGCGAGGTCCCGATGCCGCTGTTCACCGGCGAGGTGACGGCCCTCGAGCTCGACTACGGCCCCACCGGTTCGCGGACCATCGTCCGCGGCCTCGACATGAGCCACCGCCTGATGAAGGGCACGGCCACGCGTGCCCTGCCCGACATGGTGGCCTCCGAGGCGGTGGCGCTGATCCTCGGGGAGGCCGAGGTCCTCCCGGGCGAGATCATCCCCACCGCCACCCCCTACCTGCAGCTCAACCAGGCCAACGTGAGCGACTGGGTGTTCATCCAGCAGCTGGCCGAGCTCGAGGGCTACGACGCCTACATGGACGCCGAGGGGTTGTTCAACTTCTGCCCGAGCGGGATCGCCGAGGAGGGCCTGCCCCCGGTCATGAGCTACGAGGAGCCGGTGGTGTCGGGGACCCAGCTGGTCCTCGGCAAGAACCTCCTGCGGCTCAAGGCGTCGGTCACCGGCGCTGACCAGGTGGGCGTGGTCCAGGTGCGGGGCTGGGACCCCATCGAGGGCATCGAGGTGATCGGCGAGGCGCCCGCCATCACCACCGCCGTGCAGAGCGTCGACCCGGCGGTGGAGCCCGCCGCCATCGGGGAGATGCTCGGGGGCGTCCAGTTCGTCGTGACCGACCGCAACTACCCCAACGAGGGGGCGGCGGAGACCCGGGCGCGCGCCGTGGCCTCGCAGATCGCCAGCTCGTCCATCGAGATGTACGGGGAGTGCTACGGGTCGCCGTCGGTAGTGGCCGGCAGCAACGTCAGCCTGGGGATGGCGGGGATCCCGTTCGACGGGATGTACGTCGTATCGGAGGCCAAGCACCGCTTCATCCCCGGTTCGTCCGGCTACACCACCTGGTTCACCATCGGCGGGCGCCGGAACCGGTCGCTGCTGGCCCTGTCCAGCCCGGGGGGCGGCGGGGGCGGGACCCATGCCGTGCGCCCGACCATCCCCGGCGTGGTGGTGGCCGAGGTGGTCGACTCCGAGGACCCGCTCGAGCTGGCCCGGGTCAAGGTCCGCTTCCCGTGGCTGGACG contains the following coding sequences:
- a CDS encoding VgrG-related protein, giving the protein MSTLTGINSVQAYVEIDGAPLDPIVAGYLIEAEVDSSLFLPDQAKLVFQGGPDLILTAGVITIGVILTIQVETGEVPMPLFTGEVTALELDYGPTGSRTIVRGLDMSHRLMKGTATRALPDMVASEAVALILGEAEVLPGEIIPTATPYLQLNQANVSDWVFIQQLAELEGYDAYMDAEGLFNFCPSGIAEEGLPPVMSYEEPVVSGTQLVLGKNLLRLKASVTGADQVGVVQVRGWDPIEGIEVIGEAPAITTAVQSVDPAVEPAAIGEMLGGVQFVVTDRNYPNEGAAETRARAVASQIASSSIEMYGECYGSPSVVAGSNVSLGMAGIPFDGMYVVSEAKHRFIPGSSGYTTWFTIGGRRNRSLLALSSPGGGGGGTHAVRPTIPGVVVAEVVDSEDPLELARVKVRFPWLDDMYVSDFARVRQDHVTEGSGCLWIPEVGTEVLVAFDRGDINSPYVLGCLYNMTMPPIPPPDVEGLVNERRIQSRMRHMIQFQDGEEAQGITLISGEEDCLIRIDAMEQAIQIVSAGMINVEAAAELSITAGGDISITTEGALTLEGGEVAINGESLNLSGEGDVTVTAEGAVMVAGSVIMLGEG